In Ostrea edulis chromosome 10, xbOstEdul1.1, whole genome shotgun sequence, one genomic interval encodes:
- the LOC125666573 gene encoding uncharacterized protein LOC125666573, with the protein MPSIRTTVLFSSSITLLKIIHVIGLVPYITDNSSERLNLDDGKWVGAVTSRETVWVEAAYAHLKNLNCSDIFFTSFKECQRLMSVPSSSVIVHVAPFSPSGEYHVILPDEKLTRRNTHEGVLVFDPYPLANFGHLVIVFVVDIRSKFKCEHKRGIYIDATGDCLTFALKKRCKNAIRRNSKRKHWARRCEINFLPVVHILKTSKGKIKNEKYNYLKCWKGIKGFRKCPELRPVNETKKLICNPIRDNTKRCSTTHETVHTSCRVFEICDQALLLSGGWNRETSNVGFKRNLANFYVMLRSNGFRKRNIKIFYANGATNLNIPGDHAHQVHPAAMKYAFRYHLQKLCRVPHCVNSLVIYLNSPAKNDGTSLLWDVNYDGLADKSEEYTMRELKEDLALCAAEYVHLIVDQSFSGNIADAFKNSKRHRNVIVFASGANNEYAYDGEYSLLWTRSNHTLMCTWDIHEHSKNAIKHSIPEVKEGERGGVRTTIFGSPCNVYPPFTAKELKQDYLGCQALPTALWIKKLISSSEDTGSGRNYVNDPWA; encoded by the exons ATGCCTTCGATAAGGACGACGGTTTTATTTTCATCGTCAATCACGcttttgaaaattatacatgTCATCGGATTAGTTCCATACATTACGGACAATAGTTCCGAAAGACTGAATTTAGATGATGGGAAATGGGTGGGAGCCGTGACGTCCCGAGAGACCGTGTGGGTCGAGGCTGCTTACGCACATTTGAAAAACTTAAATTGCAGTGATATATTTTTCACTTCTTTCAAAGAATGTCAACGTTTGATGAGCGTTCCGAGCAGTTCCGTGATTGTGCATGTGGCTCCCTTCTCTCCTAGCGGGGAGTACCATGTGATATTACCGGACGAAAAGTTGACACGTAGAAATACACACGAGGGGGTACTGGTGTTTGATCCATATCCCCTCGCTAACTTTGGTCATTTAGTGATTGTGTTCGTGGTTGACATTCGAAGTAAATTCAAGTGCGAACATAAAAGAGGAATCTATATCG ATGCAACGGGCGATTGTTTGAcatttgctttgaaaaagagatgCAAAAATGCCATTAGGAGGAACAGTAAACGGAAACACTGGGCGCGGCGCTGTGAGATCAACTTCCTTCCGGTTGTTCATATACTGAAGACATCTAAAGGAAagatcaaaaatgaaaaatataactatCTAAAATGCTGGAAAGGAATAAAGGGTTTCAGAAAATGCCCTGAACTCAGACCAGTGAATGAAACGAAAAAATTGATATGTAACCCAATCCGTGATAACACAAAAAGGTGTTCTACAACTCACGAAACAGTACATACAAGTTGCAGAgtgtttgaaatatgtgaccAAGCGCTGCTGCTGTCTGGGGGCTGGAACCGAGAAACAAGCAATGTCGGATTTAAACGGAATCTAGCGAACTTCTACGTCATGCTGCGGAGCAATGGCTTCAGAAAGCGAAATATTAAGATTTTCTACGCCAACGGAGCAACAAATTTAAACA TTCCCGGTGATCATGCGCATCAGGTACATCCAGCCGCCATGAAGTATGCTTTTCGATACCACCTACAAAAGCTCTGTCGAGTCCCACACTGCGTGAATTCCTTGGTTATATATCTCAACAGTCCAGCAAAAAATGACGGCACAAGCCTTCTTTGGGACGTCAATTACGACGGACTT gCGGACAAGTCCGAGGAATACACAATGAGAGAGCTGAAGGAGGATCTGGCGTTGTGTGCTGCTGAGTACGTCCATCTGATAGTCGATCAAAGTTTTTCAGGCAACATTGCAGACGCATTTAAGAACTCCAAACGTCATCGCAACGTCATTGTTTTCGCCAGCGGAGCCAATAATGAATACGCTTATGATGGCGAATATTCGCTTCTCTGGACTAGATCTAACCACACGCTCATGTGCACCTGGGACATTCATGAG CATAGCAAGAATGCAATAAAACATTCCATACCGGAAGTGAAGGAAGGCGAGAGGGGCGGGGTGCGGACGACGATATTTGGATCCCCGTGTAATGTGTACCCTCCTTTCACAGCTAAGGAGCTTAAACAAGATTATCTCGGATGTCAGGCTCTGCCGACCGCTCTGTGGATCAAGAAACTGATTTCGTCATCGGAGGACACGGGAAGTGGGCGGAATTATGTGAATGATCCTTGGGCATGA